The following proteins come from a genomic window of Acidobacteriota bacterium:
- a CDS encoding outer membrane protein assembly factor BamD, producing the protein MIRRITKFIVGLIFVVLVAGCHHNKVNNPIANVDSKQPDKVLFDRAMDAMKKGKYDVARITLQTLINTYPDSEFIARAKLAVGDSWYAEGTTASYQQAEVEYKDFITFFPQLPEAAEAQLKIANMHYKQMEKPDRDYTHAMRAEDEYRQLMQQFPDSKLVAEAKQRLREVQEVLAERQYRIGRFYFLRESYPAAVARLKSLADTYPLYSEADDALMMLGRSYEAEAAMLRASKLPEAPKVRLIKQYDADAAKAYSRIIERYPTSDRADEAKSRLKELGLPVPTPTPEAIAQYKAEEQSRSELGRFRTMMSTFHKAPDDLARAAKVGEPTLIEPQQTSAPQLIHEANNAALGINDSSRNGTLTLEKTTGSDATKSDPIPRSQAAPSANQESTAPAPSTNSGSGSDTGIGELTPNAAGGAQAGEDPSSSKTSEGASASNSNAANGATPPQAPAQVNEIQNGSSSEAASSSGSKDQGSSSSKKKKKTGLKKVVPF; encoded by the coding sequence ATGATTCGTCGCATAACGAAATTCATCGTCGGTTTGATTTTTGTAGTACTGGTAGCAGGCTGCCACCACAATAAGGTCAACAACCCAATCGCGAATGTCGACTCCAAACAGCCGGACAAAGTGTTGTTCGATCGTGCGATGGACGCGATGAAAAAGGGTAAGTACGATGTCGCCCGCATCACCCTGCAAACGCTGATCAATACCTATCCCGATTCGGAATTCATTGCCCGCGCAAAGCTTGCGGTTGGCGACTCATGGTATGCCGAGGGCACGACCGCCTCGTATCAGCAGGCGGAGGTCGAATACAAGGACTTCATCACCTTCTTCCCGCAACTGCCGGAAGCTGCTGAGGCGCAGCTGAAGATCGCCAACATGCACTACAAGCAGATGGAGAAGCCCGACCGCGATTACACGCACGCGATGCGCGCGGAGGACGAATACCGCCAGCTTATGCAGCAGTTTCCCGACAGCAAACTGGTGGCCGAGGCCAAGCAACGTTTGCGCGAGGTGCAGGAGGTGCTGGCAGAAAGGCAATATCGTATCGGACGGTTTTACTTCCTGCGCGAATCTTATCCGGCGGCGGTTGCGCGGCTGAAAAGCCTGGCGGACACTTACCCGCTGTACAGCGAGGCTGACGATGCTCTCATGATGCTCGGCCGCTCGTACGAGGCGGAGGCGGCAATGCTAAGAGCGAGTAAGCTGCCCGAAGCTCCGAAAGTACGCTTAATCAAGCAATACGACGCGGATGCGGCGAAAGCGTACTCCCGGATTATTGAACGATACCCTACGAGCGATCGGGCCGATGAGGCCAAGTCGCGCTTGAAGGAATTAGGACTGCCCGTTCCTACTCCAACGCCCGAAGCCATTGCCCAATACAAGGCGGAGGAACAGAGCCGGTCCGAACTGGGACGCTTCCGCACTATGATGTCGACCTTTCACAAGGCTCCCGATGACCTTGCCCGCGCTGCCAAAGTTGGTGAACCAACACTCATCGAACCCCAGCAAACGAGTGCGCCGCAACTCATTCATGAGGCTAACAATGCCGCTCTTGGCATTAATGACTCTAGTCGCAATGGCACACTTACTCTAGAGAAGACAACAGGTTCCGATGCCACAAAGAGCGATCCGATCCCGCGTTCACAGGCAGCTCCCAGCGCCAACCAGGAATCTACGGCTCCAGCACCTTCGACAAACAGTGGGAGTGGCTCCGATACGGGAATTGGCGAACTGACGCCAAACGCAGCCGGAGGAGCCCAGGCTGGTGAGGATCCTTCTTCAAGCAAGACAAGCGAGGGCGCTTCGGCTTCCAATTCGAATGCTGCAAACGGAGCTACACCGCCCCAGGCACCAGCTCAAGTGAACGAAATTCAGAATGGATCGTCGAGTGAGGCGGCCTCAAGCTCGGGTTCCAAGGATCAGGGAAGTTCTTCGAGCAAGAAAAAAAAGAAGACTGGGTTGAAGAAAGTGGTTCCTTTCTAG